A single genomic interval of Shewanella psychropiezotolerans harbors:
- a CDS encoding winged helix-turn-helix domain-containing protein, translating into MAKVSYQIDNWIFIPHENKLILDGQETLIDNRLSNLLLYLCQNPMTTLSRDELIDEVWKGLVLTDQVITQAIFELRKILKTNHKHLQGYIITVPKRGYKLDINIQVLPSTNKTDTHTEKESLTDGHIIHVAGIRQEASPDDKKHIDSISNKTAIDNKNIQLNQSSSSISAKTESLSKQNQNNEGKSTKKATGLTAPIAITTLIFCLILLVFISPFSLRGVDKISKDTNSEEKDRATQFGSEVIYNNLEPRFIRARINTDITSAQIQHGVIFKIVEYLKYNVNFRIAFHNTPHNDAAKELTFIITEENGVSYINVEYFNRISQYQHLDRKYRIDNNNLKPTINRMLSDILTSFNVDVSKEKINELLSSMPEDPQALAYTLEAFAALHTPKDQLKSVGLMRKALELAPDNHYLLSTNYIYSMVVTYLNKGKEPQQQVDKLNQAFEKIIPILVKGIRSDKVNEALAMNALSKDRPIEALKYLKAIPNKHETVITFILKAKLSESFGNPATAEEYYYQAIHESETPRVLEIAESLFFYSDLSKMKSKMKAQIH; encoded by the coding sequence ATGGCAAAGGTAAGTTACCAAATCGATAACTGGATCTTCATCCCCCACGAAAATAAGCTCATATTAGACGGGCAGGAAACACTTATCGACAACCGTTTATCTAACCTCTTGTTATATCTCTGCCAAAACCCTATGACTACCTTGAGTCGTGATGAATTGATTGATGAGGTTTGGAAGGGCTTAGTACTAACAGATCAAGTCATCACTCAAGCGATATTTGAGTTGAGAAAAATTCTTAAAACCAACCATAAACACCTTCAGGGCTATATTATCACCGTCCCTAAGCGTGGTTATAAACTCGACATTAACATCCAGGTTTTACCCTCAACAAATAAAACCGACACTCACACCGAAAAAGAGAGTCTTACAGATGGGCACATAATTCATGTGGCTGGAATTAGGCAAGAAGCAAGCCCAGATGATAAAAAGCATATCGACTCTATTTCAAATAAAACGGCCATAGACAATAAAAATATTCAATTAAACCAATCTAGTAGTTCAATCAGTGCTAAAACTGAAAGCCTTAGCAAGCAGAATCAAAATAATGAAGGTAAATCAACCAAGAAGGCAACCGGATTAACAGCGCCTATTGCTATTACAACGCTCATCTTCTGCCTCATTTTGTTAGTATTTATTAGCCCATTTTCGCTCCGAGGGGTCGATAAGATATCAAAAGACACAAACTCAGAAGAGAAAGACAGGGCTACTCAGTTCGGCTCAGAAGTCATCTATAACAATTTAGAACCCAGATTTATCCGAGCCAGAATCAATACAGATATAACCTCAGCACAAATTCAACATGGGGTAATTTTTAAGATCGTTGAATACCTCAAATACAATGTTAACTTTCGCATAGCCTTTCATAATACGCCGCACAATGATGCAGCTAAAGAACTGACGTTTATCATTACCGAGGAAAATGGCGTCAGTTACATCAATGTGGAGTACTTTAATCGCATCTCGCAATATCAGCATCTGGATCGAAAATATAGAATTGATAACAACAATTTAAAACCAACAATTAATCGTATGTTGAGCGATATTCTCACCTCTTTTAATGTCGACGTTAGCAAGGAAAAAATTAACGAATTATTAAGCTCTATGCCAGAAGATCCACAAGCATTGGCTTATACACTCGAAGCCTTTGCCGCCCTGCACACCCCCAAAGATCAGTTAAAATCCGTAGGCCTAATGAGAAAAGCGCTCGAACTCGCGCCAGACAATCATTACCTGCTCTCCACCAATTACATCTACAGCATGGTGGTCACCTACCTAAATAAAGGCAAGGAGCCTCAGCAGCAAGTCGACAAACTCAACCAAGCGTTCGAGAAAATAATTCCCATTTTAGTCAAGGGAATCAGATCCGATAAAGTCAATGAAGCACTGGCCATGAATGCGTTATCTAAAGATCGGCCAATTGAAGCGTTAAAATATCTCAAAGCCATACCGAACAAACATGAGACGGTGATAACCTTCATACTTAAAGCTAAACTATCCGAAAGCTTCGGTAACCCCGCCACAGCCGAAGAGTATTACTATCAGGCAATACATGAGTCTGAGACGCCGCGGGTACTGGAAATCGCTGAGAGTTTATTTTTCTACAGCGACCTCTCTAAAATGAAGAGCAAGATGAAAGCACAAATTCATTAA
- a CDS encoding transcriptional regulator, translating into MVKQAKKILLQEEINPNKRTQSATEARHRNATTTPEMRRFIQGSDFSVTQLAKVLNISEATVRKWRKRDSVENTPNTPHHLNTTLTPLQEYVVVGLRYQLKTPLDKLLKITQKFINPNVSRSGLARCLKRYGVSKVGSIESPLVPERYFNQLPVIQGSNLETYTLHPDTLAKTIADDDQTSVVQVVSLTIPPQLTNEEPSSILLGIDTSSDWLYLDIYQDGNTHATNRYIAYVLKHGPFHLRKLLVRNYHTFLQRFPGARLSHGHVTQNVETNNKTPENQAPSGDS; encoded by the coding sequence ATGGTAAAGCAAGCCAAAAAAATTCTTCTCCAGGAAGAAATTAATCCGAATAAGCGTACGCAAAGTGCAACAGAAGCACGACACCGTAATGCCACAACGACGCCAGAGATGAGACGATTCATACAAGGTTCTGACTTTTCTGTGACTCAACTTGCCAAAGTGCTGAACATCAGCGAAGCCACCGTACGTAAGTGGCGCAAGCGCGACTCTGTCGAAAACACCCCAAATACACCGCATCATCTCAACACCACACTCACTCCATTGCAGGAATATGTCGTGGTCGGTCTCAGGTACCAGCTTAAGACACCTCTGGACAAACTCCTCAAGATCACCCAGAAGTTTATCAATCCCAATGTGTCACGTTCTGGATTAGCCCGTTGCCTGAAGCGATATGGGGTCTCAAAGGTAGGCAGTATCGAAAGTCCTTTGGTTCCTGAGCGTTATTTCAATCAGCTACCAGTCATTCAGGGAAGTAACCTCGAAACCTACACCTTACACCCGGATACTTTGGCCAAGACCATAGCCGATGACGATCAAACCAGCGTGGTTCAGGTTGTGTCACTGACCATACCGCCACAACTAACCAACGAGGAACCCAGTTCGATACTGCTCGGCATAGACACAAGCAGTGACTGGTTGTACTTAGATATTTACCAAGATGGCAATACCCACGCCACCAACCGATACATAGCTTATGTGTTAAAGCATGGGCCGTTTCATCTGCGTAAGTTGCTTGTTCGCAACTACCACACCTTTTTGCAGCGTTTTCCAGGTGCCAGACTCAGTCATGGGCATGTCACACAAAACGTTGAAACTAACAACAAGACGCCTGAGAATCAGGCACCCAGTGGAGACTCATAA
- a CDS encoding efflux RND transporter permease subunit, translating into MMKFTDIFIKRPVLSVVLSLALLVLGFKAYDMLQVRQYPKLETGVITISTQYPGASSSSVQGYVTQPLQAQIAQTEGIDYMTSNSSLGKSLITVYLKLDYPSDKALTEILSLVQQVKYRLPAGVQDPSILKSTSQSPILYLSFSSDTLATEQISDYISRVVKPTLSTVSGVSKVDILGQRDFAMRIWLNPTKMAALGITASDVQNAIKSNNTVSAAGKIKDEYIEMDINAHTDASSVADFNNISLKEVDGRLIHLEDIATVELGANSYDAQVNFNGKPSVLTAISNTSNSNPLSVVADAYKVLPSIIDSLPVGMHASVVYDSTKFITTSIDEVAKTLIEAALIVVMVIFAFLGSMRAMLIPLVTIPLSLIGSLFFMLTLGFSINLLTLLAMVLAISLVVDDAIVVVENTFRHLEEGLSPVQAAMVSAREIAGPVIAMTITLAAVYAPIGFMGGLTGKLFTEFAFTLAGSVLISGFIALTLTPMMCSKVLSKSVLEGALVKSINSVMAAITHRYTRLLRLVLDNRVMVWPLAASILLALVFMFSHTASELAPQEDQGVVMMMGKGPVQANTDYLAHFTQPLTQVVNQYPEKQMDMMVNGYQNDHTFFGLTVLKDWSEREATAKEVMKRFQADSKTLPGVQIYTFSPPDLPGTPQGLPFQMILKTPTGNYNDLYQYAEKLKDYAMKSGKFIYVQNDLNFSKPQIEVSINRDKAALMDVSAQEIGVVLSRYLSGGFINYFALEGRSYQVITQVPQEDRNAATDLNQYYVESQSHEMVPLASLVTITKSVQPSNIDQFQQLNSAMIEAKMMPGVSIGEAYKVMEQGAKQILPQSYSVDSSGQLRQYLQEGSSLVATFFLALIIIYLVLAAQFESFRDPLIVLTSVPLSIFGAMLPLYFGLDTLNIYTEVGLVTLIGLISKHGILIVEFANQLQRDIGCSKYEAALKSASIRLRPVLMTTAAMVIGVVPLLVASGAGAQSRFSIGLVITVGMSIGTLFTLFVVPTVYTFLAQDHKKQREIETDDQRSEVAIGLSE; encoded by the coding sequence ATGATGAAGTTTACTGATATTTTTATAAAGCGCCCCGTCTTATCGGTTGTGCTAAGCCTTGCGCTATTGGTACTCGGATTCAAGGCCTATGACATGTTGCAAGTGAGGCAATATCCAAAACTAGAAACAGGAGTCATAACCATCAGCACCCAATATCCGGGAGCGAGTTCGTCGAGTGTTCAGGGCTATGTGACTCAGCCTTTACAGGCACAGATTGCCCAGACTGAAGGTATCGATTATATGACCTCCAACAGCAGTTTAGGTAAGTCTTTGATCACGGTTTATCTCAAGCTGGATTACCCCTCAGATAAAGCACTAACCGAAATCTTATCTTTGGTACAGCAGGTGAAGTATCGGCTGCCCGCAGGCGTACAAGATCCCAGCATTCTAAAGTCAACGTCTCAGTCGCCGATCCTGTATCTGTCATTTTCCAGCGACACCTTAGCCACTGAGCAGATCTCTGATTATATCAGTCGTGTCGTTAAGCCTACATTGTCGACTGTGAGTGGTGTCTCTAAAGTCGATATTCTGGGACAACGTGATTTTGCGATGCGTATTTGGCTTAATCCAACCAAGATGGCGGCTTTAGGGATCACCGCCAGCGATGTGCAAAATGCCATAAAAAGCAATAACACTGTAAGCGCGGCAGGCAAGATTAAAGATGAGTATATTGAGATGGATATTAACGCTCATACTGATGCATCTTCGGTTGCCGATTTTAACAATATTAGCTTAAAAGAGGTCGATGGCCGTTTAATACACCTTGAGGATATTGCAACTGTGGAGCTCGGGGCTAATTCTTATGATGCTCAAGTTAACTTTAATGGTAAGCCTTCGGTATTAACGGCTATCAGCAATACGTCTAATTCTAATCCGCTCTCTGTGGTTGCCGATGCCTATAAAGTGCTTCCAAGTATTATTGATAGCTTGCCAGTGGGGATGCATGCGTCTGTTGTCTATGACTCGACTAAGTTTATTACCACCTCAATCGATGAAGTGGCCAAGACATTAATTGAGGCGGCATTAATCGTGGTGATGGTCATCTTCGCTTTTTTAGGCTCTATGAGAGCCATGCTCATTCCACTAGTGACAATACCTCTGTCTTTAATTGGTTCTTTATTCTTTATGTTGACCTTGGGCTTTAGTATCAATCTGCTGACGCTCTTGGCTATGGTGTTAGCGATTTCGCTGGTGGTAGATGATGCGATAGTTGTGGTGGAAAACACATTTAGGCATTTAGAAGAGGGACTGTCTCCTGTGCAGGCGGCAATGGTCAGTGCCAGAGAGATAGCCGGGCCGGTTATTGCTATGACCATCACCTTAGCTGCAGTATATGCACCTATTGGTTTTATGGGCGGTCTCACAGGTAAATTGTTCACTGAATTTGCCTTTACCTTAGCGGGTTCAGTGCTTATCTCAGGCTTTATTGCCCTGACGTTAACGCCAATGATGTGCTCAAAAGTTTTATCTAAGAGCGTGTTGGAGGGAGCTCTGGTCAAGAGTATCAACTCAGTGATGGCTGCTATCACGCACAGATATACTCGTCTTCTGAGATTAGTATTAGATAATAGAGTGATGGTATGGCCGCTGGCGGCCAGTATCCTATTGGCTTTGGTATTTATGTTTAGTCACACAGCCTCAGAGCTTGCGCCCCAAGAAGACCAAGGGGTCGTTATGATGATGGGGAAGGGACCTGTCCAAGCCAATACGGATTATTTAGCGCATTTCACTCAACCTCTCACTCAAGTTGTTAATCAATATCCCGAAAAGCAGATGGATATGATGGTTAATGGCTATCAAAATGATCATACTTTCTTTGGTTTAACCGTACTTAAAGATTGGAGTGAGCGAGAAGCGACAGCGAAAGAGGTCATGAAGCGTTTTCAAGCCGATAGTAAGACGTTACCCGGTGTGCAGATTTATACCTTTTCGCCACCCGACCTACCTGGTACGCCTCAAGGACTGCCATTTCAGATGATCTTGAAAACACCTACGGGCAATTATAATGATCTCTACCAATATGCTGAGAAGCTAAAAGATTACGCGATGAAAAGTGGCAAGTTTATCTATGTTCAAAATGATTTGAATTTCAGTAAGCCGCAGATAGAGGTCAGTATTAATCGCGATAAAGCGGCGCTGATGGATGTCAGTGCTCAGGAGATAGGTGTGGTCTTGTCTCGCTATTTAAGTGGCGGATTCATCAATTACTTTGCCTTAGAGGGGAGGAGTTATCAGGTGATCACTCAAGTGCCTCAGGAAGATAGAAACGCAGCAACAGATTTGAATCAATATTATGTTGAGTCTCAGAGCCATGAGATGGTGCCATTAGCGTCATTAGTCACAATTACTAAGAGTGTTCAGCCTTCTAATATCGACCAATTTCAGCAACTCAACAGCGCTATGATTGAGGCTAAAATGATGCCGGGTGTGAGCATTGGTGAAGCGTATAAGGTGATGGAGCAAGGCGCAAAGCAGATTTTACCTCAGTCCTATTCTGTAGACTCATCGGGTCAGTTACGTCAGTACCTACAAGAAGGTTCATCTCTGGTGGCAACCTTCTTCTTAGCCCTGATCATTATCTATCTGGTGTTGGCGGCTCAGTTTGAGAGCTTTCGAGACCCCTTGATAGTGTTGACCAGCGTCCCTTTATCGATATTTGGTGCCATGCTACCGCTTTATTTTGGTCTTGATACGTTAAATATCTACACGGAAGTGGGTCTGGTGACGCTAATCGGACTGATTAGTAAACATGGGATCTTGATTGTTGAGTTTGCTAATCAGCTACAAAGAGACATAGGTTGCAGTAAGTATGAAGCGGCACTTAAATCGGCTTCGATACGCTTAAGACCTGTGTTGATGACAACAGCGGCCATGGTGATAGGTGTTGTGCCATTATTGGTGGCATCTGGTGCTGGTGCACAGAGTCGTTTCTCTATTGGTTTAGTGATCACTGTGGGTATGTCAATTGGCACCTTGTTTACCTTGTTTGTTGTCCCGACGGTTTATACCTTTTTAGCGCAAGATCATAAAAAGCAGCGAGAGATAGAAACTGATGATCAAAGGAGTGAGGTTGCTATTGGGCTAAGTGAGTAA
- a CDS encoding efflux RND transporter periplasmic adaptor subunit has translation MSRLVSEEVSKSLPEKVTGKMSKRFVIGTFSLIAIILLLVFGFYFFKQYMIKTKLAAFSFPPVAVTSVSTYKEDWLEEIKAVGHVTANQEVDITPQLSGQIKRIAFSSGEYVEEGQLIVQLDTRLLKANLKTSQANLMLAELEYQRQLKLLKTHSTSQDAVDSSFAKLSTSQADVEYIQTQMDFMAIKAPFSGRLGIRNVNIGDYVQPGTSIVELQNQDNQFIDFSIPEAYLSRVALKQQVHFSTDTYPGEDFIASIIAIDPMVDSVSHNLDIRAQVLGSRVPLISGMYVEANIQSNHMAHVIPLPSIAVTYSLYGDAVYVLKPETKCASKEHKGMFEYQVERRAVQVGPTRGGNLGIVSGVSEGEQVVTSNQQQLKPGSKVLLNNSEAFAVAANSDQTSVVQKTFTQKRVGSNSAEVNHNQGE, from the coding sequence ATGTCTAGATTAGTGTCAGAAGAAGTATCAAAGAGTTTGCCTGAAAAAGTGACGGGTAAAATGTCGAAGAGGTTTGTGATCGGTACCTTTTCATTAATCGCTATTATTCTTTTATTGGTATTTGGTTTTTACTTTTTTAAGCAATATATGATTAAAACTAAGTTGGCGGCTTTCTCGTTTCCCCCTGTGGCGGTGACATCTGTGAGTACTTATAAGGAAGACTGGCTCGAAGAGATCAAGGCTGTTGGCCATGTGACAGCTAACCAAGAGGTGGATATTACTCCGCAATTGTCAGGGCAAATTAAGCGGATAGCTTTTAGCTCAGGTGAGTATGTTGAGGAGGGCCAGCTTATTGTGCAGTTAGATACTCGTCTGCTAAAGGCAAACTTAAAGACCAGTCAGGCTAACCTGATGTTGGCAGAGCTCGAGTACCAACGTCAGTTAAAACTGTTAAAGACTCATAGTACTTCCCAAGATGCTGTAGATTCGTCATTTGCTAAGCTTTCAACCAGTCAGGCCGACGTCGAATATATTCAAACCCAGATGGATTTTATGGCCATCAAGGCACCATTCTCTGGTCGGCTTGGTATAAGGAACGTGAACATAGGTGATTATGTTCAGCCAGGAACATCGATCGTTGAGCTTCAAAATCAAGATAATCAATTTATCGATTTTTCAATCCCTGAAGCCTATCTGTCAAGGGTGGCGTTAAAACAGCAAGTTCATTTCTCAACCGATACCTATCCAGGTGAGGATTTTATAGCCAGTATCATTGCCATAGACCCTATGGTCGACAGTGTTTCACATAACTTAGATATCCGTGCTCAGGTGCTGGGCTCCAGAGTACCACTTATCTCAGGTATGTATGTTGAAGCCAATATTCAAAGTAATCACATGGCCCATGTGATCCCACTGCCAAGTATTGCAGTGACATATTCTCTTTATGGTGATGCCGTCTATGTGCTTAAACCTGAGACTAAGTGTGCTAGTAAAGAACATAAAGGAATGTTTGAATATCAGGTTGAGCGCCGAGCCGTTCAAGTGGGCCCTACAAGGGGAGGAAACCTTGGAATTGTTTCTGGTGTGAGTGAAGGTGAGCAAGTGGTGACTTCTAACCAGCAGCAGTTAAAGCCTGGCAGTAAGGTTTTGCTAAACAACAGTGAAGCGTTTGCTGTAGCAGCGAACTCAGATCAAACATCAGTGGTACAGAAAACATTTACTCAAAAGAGAGTGGGTAGTAACAGCGCTGAAGTTAACCATAACCAGGGGGAATAA